From one Deinococcus aquiradiocola genomic stretch:
- a CDS encoding response regulator → MTERMTGAAQIRVMIVDDHALFRQGVGRLLEAAGMRVIAGARDGREGIRFAASLRPDVTLIDLEMPGLSGVQTIQATLQERPASRIIALASSVDPFQSIRAREAGAKGCLTKTARGDELVSLIRRVHAGEPVLDVTRPKRVAFPDTALSLRECELLRLVAEGLGNHEIAVRLSVSEKTIRNRMSQTFAALKVHNRTQAAVYALRTGIAVLH, encoded by the coding sequence ATGACTGAACGCATGACGGGAGCGGCCCAGATCCGGGTGATGATCGTCGATGACCACGCCCTGTTCCGCCAGGGGGTCGGGCGTCTCCTCGAAGCCGCTGGGATGAGGGTGATCGCCGGGGCCAGAGATGGCCGGGAAGGAATCCGGTTCGCGGCCAGTCTGCGCCCGGACGTGACGCTGATCGACCTGGAGATGCCTGGTCTGAGCGGCGTGCAGACCATCCAGGCCACCCTGCAGGAGCGGCCCGCGAGCCGCATCATCGCCCTGGCGTCGTCTGTTGATCCATTCCAGTCGATCCGGGCACGGGAGGCGGGCGCGAAGGGGTGCCTCACCAAGACAGCCAGAGGGGACGAGCTGGTGAGTCTGATCCGGCGGGTTCATGCGGGTGAGCCGGTTCTGGACGTCACGCGGCCCAAGAGGGTGGCTTTTCCAGACACGGCACTGAGCCTCCGGGAGTGCGAGTTGCTGCGGCTGGTGGCCGAGGGCCTGGGAAACCACGAGATCGCTGTACGCCTGAGCGTGTCCGAGAAGACCATCCGCAACCGCATGTCGCAGACGTTCGCCGCCCTCAAGGTGCACAACCGCACACA
- a CDS encoding IS66 family transposase, whose protein sequence is MLVLVGHLLNLPPPAGQQTVPLTREIQAIGTQNAWVGTFRSADTVVFRANLRHTNVEVREGLGQNFAGVLVSDRSSSYDSRFLQDVQQQKCLAHLIRNADDVAAGEQGRPGRGELYGQRVAQVFRDGIRLHRNVRAGVCTREEYAQQGECLTLRLDALLNRAPLKSKANERLRLGILKQSVLDRLWRFL, encoded by the coding sequence GTGCTCGTACTCGTCGGTCATCTTCTGAATCTGCCGCCGCCAGCGGGCCAGCAGACCGTGCCGCTCACCCGTGAAATCCAGGCGATCGGCACCCAGAACGCCTGGGTGGGCACCTTCCGCAGTGCAGACACCGTGGTGTTCCGCGCGAACCTGCGGCATACCAATGTGGAAGTCCGGGAAGGGCTGGGGCAGAACTTCGCGGGTGTGCTGGTCAGCGACCGCTCCTCGTCCTATGACAGCCGCTTCCTGCAGGACGTCCAGCAGCAGAAGTGCCTGGCGCACCTGATCCGCAACGCGGATGATGTCGCCGCTGGAGAGCAGGGTCGACCTGGGCGGGGAGAGCTGTACGGGCAGCGGGTCGCACAGGTCTTCCGGGACGGCATCCGACTGCACCGGAACGTGAGAGCGGGCGTGTGTACGCGAGAGGAGTACGCGCAGCAGGGTGAGTGCCTCACCCTGCGCCTGGACGCCCTGCTGAATCGGGCACCACTGAAGTCGAAGGCGAACGAGCGACTCCGGTTGGGCATCCTGAAACAGAGCGTGCTGGACCGGTTGTGGCGATTCCT
- a CDS encoding IS66 family transposase, translating into DPDIPPTNNAAERSLRTVVMARKVSPCSKNAVGAQTDIRIKSTVETAQPRGLDPVAVLAGLMR; encoded by the coding sequence AGACCCGGACATTCCACCGACGAACAACGCAGCGGAACGGAGCCTGCGGACGGTGGTGATGGCGAGGAAGGTCTCGCCGTGCAGCAAGAACGCGGTGGGCGCGCAGACGGACATACGGATCAAGTCCACGGTGGAGACCGCGCAACCGCGCGGTCTGGACCCCGTCGCGGTCCTGGCCGGCCTGATGCGCTGA
- a CDS encoding ABC transporter substrate-binding protein, whose product MSITHSAGSTIVRTKPVRVVALGPHALDLLLSLGIQPVGYGEASTYIKTPAFGSPIRDIRVLGSRVTSNPVNVGDRFNPSLEILASLKPDLIVGEDYAAQVYPQLSRLAPTLLFKGIDRNDWQKTLPLLAKAVDREVTYAQVLKSYTANVQSTRSVLAPRFKNQTVLVVWTSGGESKYTFNVSKRSDWTGGLLSDLGLNVIDGEKADAVLSIEGLVALNPDVVLVLAAGNSTPTRARADWNSTALTSRLQATQKGQVYFLDYHLFRRIRGPIAAQLIERQLIKEMAPN is encoded by the coding sequence GTGAGTATCACTCACAGTGCAGGCAGCACCATCGTCCGCACCAAACCAGTGCGGGTTGTCGCTCTCGGGCCACACGCCCTCGACCTGCTTCTGTCCCTTGGAATTCAGCCCGTCGGCTATGGCGAGGCCTCCACCTACATCAAGACGCCTGCCTTCGGCTCACCGATCCGTGACATCCGCGTTCTGGGCAGCCGGGTGACTTCCAATCCTGTGAACGTGGGGGACCGGTTCAATCCCAGCCTGGAGATCCTGGCTTCGTTGAAGCCAGACCTGATCGTCGGTGAAGATTACGCTGCTCAGGTTTACCCGCAACTGAGCCGCCTCGCCCCGACGCTGCTGTTCAAAGGGATAGACCGCAACGATTGGCAGAAGACGCTGCCCCTCCTCGCCAAAGCGGTCGACCGTGAAGTCACCTACGCTCAAGTCCTGAAATCGTACACGGCGAATGTCCAGTCCACCCGCAGCGTCCTGGCCCCACGCTTCAAGAACCAGACGGTACTGGTGGTCTGGACGAGCGGCGGAGAAAGCAAGTACACCTTCAACGTCAGCAAGCGGAGCGACTGGACCGGCGGCCTGCTGAGCGACCTGGGACTGAACGTGATCGACGGTGAAAAGGCTGACGCCGTGCTGAGCATCGAGGGTCTGGTGGCCTTGAACCCGGACGTGGTGCTCGTCCTGGCTGCCGGGAACAGTACGCCAACCCGCGCGCGTGCAGATTGGAACAGCACGGCCCTGACCAGCCGGTTACAGGCGACCCAGAAGGGCCAGGTCTATTTCCTCGATTATCATCTGTTTCGCCGTATTCGCGGACCGATTGCCGCTCAACTAATCGAGCGGCAACTTATCAAGGAAATGGCCCCGAACTGA
- a CDS encoding transposase — translation MKAGIFTEEQIVALLQNAQKGEKTVEELCRDLGCSTASFYTWKKRYGDASGDGRSDEMRNAGASRGFFLERSREVFCRVLRCVAILCKRGMSV, via the coding sequence ATGAAAGCAGGAATCTTTACTGAAGAGCAGATCGTCGCCCTCCTCCAGAACGCTCAGAAGGGCGAAAAAACCGTGGAGGAGCTCTGCCGCGACCTCGGATGCAGTACCGCGTCCTTCTACACCTGGAAGAAGCGTTACGGCGACGCCAGCGGGGACGGGCGTTCGGATGAGATGCGCAACGCGGGAGCCTCGAGAGGCTTCTTCCTGGAGCGGAGCCGAGAGGTGTTCTGCCGCGTCCTGAGGTGCGTGGCGATCTTGTGTAAGCGGGGCATGAGCGTCTGA